Proteins from a single region of Vigna radiata var. radiata cultivar VC1973A unplaced genomic scaffold, Vradiata_ver6 scaffold_292, whole genome shotgun sequence:
- the LOC106778996 gene encoding uncharacterized protein LOC106778996 — MENGKNLKLVKNDKKRIRVTCLGSKGECPWVAYFGFMCAVNSWQLRTVVDSHSCSREHKVRLFNAKWLSRKLEKTLRENPNVKGVDIRDKISRKWNIAISKNMAYRAKTYASNEVAGSFTEQYTRIFDYANELLARNPGSTIKVKVEPYDGNDGKVIFQRFYTCLKACKNSFLSCRPIIGLDGAFLKGKHHGELLTVVARDANDQMLSLAYAIVEVENKDTWTWFLELLIADLGGSDVCSGLTIMSDQQKGLRYVVEDVIPGVAQRFCVRHLYANFRKKFPGKNLKRLMWRAATATHPQQWETEMRHMKEVNEDAFKHLMSIPPRFRSKSRFTTTTQSDTLVNNMSEAFNSVMVNTRTKPIITLLEDIILYMMKRWAANRSRVTSFKSSNCPKILSRLRKEALQTKNWVSGWSAHKLFEIRHVSQSGDNFVVDIDKYTCSCRKWSISGIPCVHALMAMKFLNLTAEDYLPVWFKKSTYEEMYSSIIYPINGKHLWEVTQCPDVLPPPKRQLPGRPKKKRRLEQWELKKSSTKMSKRGLLKRCTICREVGHNKRNCLKQSQGQQQGEPNTLPQGQPDGADSPNQLDV; from the exons ATGGAGAATGGGAAAAATTTGAAACTTGTCAAGAATGATAAAAAACGAATAAGGGTTACATGCTTGGGTTCAAAAGGAGAATGCCCATGGGTGGCATATTTTGGTTTCATGTGTGCAGTTAATTCATGGCAACTGAGGACTGTGGTTGACAGTCATTCATGTAGTAGGGAACACAAGGTTCGACTTTTCAATGCCAAATGGCTGAGTAGAAAACTGGAAAAAACACTGAGAGAAAATCCTAATGTCAAGGGAGTTGACATTAGAGACAAAATTTCAAGGAAATGGAATATAGCCATATCTAAGAATATGGCTTATAGGGCCAAAACATATGCATCAAACGAAGTCGCAGGTTCCTTCACTGAGCAATATACAAGAATATTTGATTATGCAAACGAGTTATTAGCAAGAAACCCTGGGTCTACAATCAAAGTAAAAGTTGAGCCTTATGATGGGAATGATGGGAAAGTAATATTCCAGAGGTTTTACACATGCCTTAAAGCATGCAAAAATAGCTTTCTTTCATGCAGGCCAATCATTGGTCTTGATGGAGCCTTCTTGAAAGGCAAACATCATGGTGAGCTATTAACTGTTGTGGCACGAGATGCAAATGACCAAATGTTGTCATTGGCGTATGCAATTGTTGAAGTTGAAAACAAGGACACGTGGACATGGTTTCTGGAGCTATTGATTGCAGACTTAGGTGGTTCAGATGTGTGTTCTGGACTAACTATCatgtcagatcaacaaaag GGTTTAAGATATGTTGTAGAAGATGTTATTCCTGGAGTTGCACAAAGATTTTGTGTAAGGCATTTATATGCCAACTTCAGGAAAAAATTCCCTGGAAAAAACTTGAAAAGACTCATGTGGAGGGCAGCTACAGCAACCCATCCACAACAGTGGGAGACTGAGATGAGACATATGAAAGAGGTTAATGAAGATGCTTTTAAACATCTGATGTCCATTCCTCCAAG GTTTCGGTCAAAATCAAGGTTCACAACCACAACTCAAAGTGATACCTTGGTAAATAACATGTCAGAAGCTTTTAATAGCGTTATGgtaaatacaaggaccaaaccAATTATTACACTGTTGGAGGACATCATATTGTACATGATGAAGAGATGGGCAGCTAATAGGTCAAGGGTGACCTCTTTTAAATCATCAAATTGCCCTAAAATTCTGAGTAGATTACGGAAGGAGGCACTACAAACAAAGAACTGGGTTTCCGG CTGGTCTGCACACAAACTTTTTGAGATCAGACATGTGTCCCAAAGTGGGGACAACTTTGTGGTGGATATAGATAAATATACATGTTCCTGCAGGAAGTGGAGCATCAGTGGAATTCCATGTGTGCATGCATTGATGGCAATGAAGTTTCTGAACCTAACTGCGGAGGACTATCTACCTGTATGGTTTAAAAAGTCAACCTATGAAGAGATGTATTCCTCCATTATATACCCCATTAATGGAAAACATCTATGGGAGGTCACTCAATGTCCAGATGTCTTGCCTCCACCAAAAAGACAGTTGCCTGGTCGTcctaagaagaaaaggagattaGAGCAAtgggagttgaagaaaagtTCTACAAAGATGTCTAAAAGGGGCTTACTCAAGAGATGCACCATCTGTAGGGAAGTGGgacacaacaaaagaaattgccTAAAACAAAGCCAAGGGCAGCAACAGGGAGAACCCAACACATTACCTCAAGGTCAACCGGATGGAGCAGATTCACCAAACCAACTTGatgtttaa
- the LOC106778997 gene encoding uncharacterized protein LOC106778997: MATTEPEQQISLKLVVTKERNKVVFAEAEKDFVDVLISLLTLPLGTIIRLVREESNMQPIEVGSLTSLYRSVENPDKEFLSTDSCKQMILRPKNSMERCCKSLKLKIDDTKPTEYFACTNLDNCRFKSPVLISMFKNRRCRCGYMLDKPISLGSFSVFDGFVKDDDTFLITDDLKVVPNSLNAFFDLFKSCGVESPSSVNKMTVTVTKNQVMDLLKSCLISTATLTSVFLAKPSIEKYRKVEFPPFDVNENDSFKLNVNIVQRKSNGKIVFAQGKEDFVDFLLSLLTIPLRGVHENSFQGFKDVDFVDPKENSKNIVKGPTVYMVTDDLVVTPMTSTSVISLLATMSIPFSDLEEKEFSIGIKEVGK; the protein is encoded by the exons ATGGCCACAACCGAACCTGAACAGCAGATTTCCTTGAAGCTTGTGGTAACCAAAGAAAGGAACAAAGTAGTATTTGCAGAGGCCGAGAAGGACTTTGTAGATGTTCTCATTAGCTTGCTCACATTGCCTTTGGGAACTATTATAAGACTTGTGCGTGAGGAGTCAAATATGCAACCGATTGAAGTTGGATCACTTACCTCACTCTATCGGAGTGTGGAAAATCCAGACAAAGAATTTCTTAGTACAGATTCGTGCAAACAAATGATACTGCGACCAAAGAACTCAATGGAACGTTGTTGCAAGAGTCTGAAGCTGAAAATCGACGACACAAAGCCCACAGAGTACTTCGCTTGTACCAACCTAGACAATTGTCGATTTAAAAGCCCGGTCTTAATAAGCATGTTCAAGAATAGAAGATGCAGATGTGGGTACATGTTGGACAAACCCATTTCTCTTGGAAGTTTCTCTGTCTTTGATGGTTTTGTTAAGGATGATGATACTTTTTTAATCACAGATGATTTGAAAGTTGTGCCAAACTCATTGAATGCATTTTTTGATCTGTTCAAAAGTTGTGGAGTAGAAAGCCCGTCTTCAGTGAATAAAATGACGGTTACTGTAACCAAAAACCag GTAATGGATCTGCTCAAAAGTTGTTTGATCTCAACAGCAACTCTGACAAGTGTGTTCTTAGCAAAACCGAGtattgaaaaatatagaaaagttgAATTTCCTCCCTTTGATGTGAATGAAAATGATAGTTTCAAACTCAACGTGAATATAGTGCAGAGAAAATCAAACGGGAAGATAGTGTTTGCTCAAGGAAAAGAAGATTTTGTAGACTTTCTTCTTAGTTTGCTGACAATTCCTTTAAGAGGAGTG catgaaaatagtTTCCAAGGATTTAAAGATGTGGATTTTGTTGATCctaaagaaaatagtaaaaatattgtaaaagggCCCACCGTGTACATGGTAACAGATGATTTAGTTGTGACGCCAATGACGTCAACTTCTGTTATATCTTTACTTGCAACTATGAGCATTCCCTTCAGTGACTTGGAAGAGAAAGAGTTTAGCATTGGCATCAAGGAGGTAGGAAagtaa